In a genomic window of Variovorax paradoxus:
- the lpxB gene encoding lipid-A-disaccharide synthase: MTSNGQRRFALVAGEASGDLLAGLLLDGLTARWPGLQTAGIGGPRMLAHGFESWWPQEKLAVRGYIEVLRHYAEIAGIRRQLKARLLREWPELFIGVDAPDFNLDLEAGLRGRGMKTVHFVCPSIWAWRPERIEKIRAAADHVLCIFPFEPELLASQGVQASYVGHPLANVIPMTVDRAAVRASLGLAPDAQVVALLPGSRRSEVRYLAARFFEAAALMRKARPALRFVAPILPGLRAEVEALLKASGLGDAVTLLDGQSHAALSACDVTLIASGTATLEAALFKRPMVIAYNMNSLSWRMMQRKQLQPWVGLPNILCRDFVVPELLQEAASPEALAQATLEWLDAPERVRALEARFAELHVQLQRDTPTLCADAIQKVLEG, from the coding sequence ATGACATCCAACGGGCAGCGACGCTTCGCGCTGGTCGCCGGCGAAGCATCCGGCGACCTGCTGGCCGGGCTGCTGCTCGACGGCCTCACCGCGCGCTGGCCTGGCCTGCAGACCGCCGGCATCGGCGGCCCGCGCATGCTGGCGCACGGTTTCGAGAGCTGGTGGCCGCAGGAAAAGCTCGCGGTGCGCGGCTACATCGAGGTGCTGCGCCACTACGCCGAGATCGCGGGCATCCGGCGCCAGCTCAAGGCGCGGCTGCTGCGCGAATGGCCCGAACTCTTCATCGGCGTCGACGCGCCCGATTTCAACCTCGACCTCGAGGCCGGCCTGCGTGGCCGCGGCATGAAGACGGTGCACTTCGTCTGCCCGTCGATCTGGGCCTGGCGGCCCGAGCGCATCGAGAAGATCCGCGCCGCGGCCGACCACGTGCTGTGCATCTTCCCGTTCGAGCCCGAGCTGCTGGCCTCGCAGGGCGTGCAGGCGAGCTATGTCGGGCATCCGCTGGCCAACGTGATTCCCATGACGGTCGACCGCGCGGCGGTGCGCGCCTCGCTGGGCCTCGCGCCCGACGCCCAGGTGGTGGCGCTGCTGCCGGGCAGCAGGCGCTCCGAGGTTCGCTACCTGGCGGCCCGTTTCTTCGAGGCCGCCGCGCTGATGCGCAAGGCGCGGCCCGCGCTGCGCTTCGTGGCGCCGATCCTGCCGGGGCTGCGCGCCGAGGTCGAGGCGCTCTTGAAGGCCAGCGGCCTGGGCGACGCGGTGACGCTGCTCGACGGCCAGTCGCATGCCGCGCTGTCCGCGTGCGACGTCACGCTGATCGCCAGCGGCACCGCCACGCTCGAGGCGGCGCTGTTCAAGCGGCCGATGGTCATCGCCTACAACATGAACAGCCTCTCGTGGCGGATGATGCAGCGCAAGCAGCTCCAGCCGTGGGTCGGGCTGCCTAACATCCTGTGCCGCGACTTCGTGGTGCCCGAATTGCTGCAGGAAGCCGCGTCGCCCGAGGCGCTGGCCCAGGCCACGCTCGAATGGCTCGATGCCCCCGAGCGGGTGCGCGCGCTCGAGGCGCGTTTCGCCGAACTCCACGTGCAACTGCAGCGCGATACGCCGACACTGTGCGCCGATGCGATCCAGAAAGTTCTTGAAGGCTGA
- the lpxA gene encoding acyl-ACP--UDP-N-acetylglucosamine O-acyltransferase: MTQVHPTAIVDPKAELDPSVAVGPYTVIGPHVRIGAGTVIGSHCVIEGHTTIGRDNRIFQFSSLGAVPQDKKHAGEPTELTIGDRNTVREFCTFNVGTVQDAGVTRIGDDNWIMAYVHIAHDCQLGNQITMANNTTLAGHVQIGDWVTVGGLVGILQRMRVGAHSMIGFGSHIAMDVPPYMVVDGTPLTVRGVNLVGLRRRDFSAGRIAAIRDMHKLLYRQGKTLEEARAGIAALAAETPDAAADVALMDGFLATSTRGIAR; this comes from the coding sequence ATGACGCAGGTTCATCCGACGGCCATCGTCGATCCCAAGGCCGAGCTCGACCCGTCGGTCGCGGTCGGTCCCTATACCGTGATCGGTCCGCATGTGCGTATCGGTGCGGGAACGGTCATCGGCTCGCACTGCGTGATCGAAGGTCACACGACCATCGGGCGCGACAACCGCATCTTCCAGTTCTCGTCGCTGGGTGCGGTGCCGCAGGACAAGAAGCACGCGGGGGAGCCGACCGAGCTCACGATCGGCGACCGCAACACGGTGCGCGAGTTCTGCACCTTCAATGTCGGCACGGTGCAGGACGCGGGCGTCACCCGCATCGGCGACGACAACTGGATCATGGCCTACGTGCACATCGCGCACGACTGCCAGCTCGGCAACCAGATCACGATGGCCAACAACACCACGCTGGCCGGCCATGTCCAGATCGGCGACTGGGTCACGGTCGGCGGCCTGGTGGGCATCCTGCAGCGCATGCGCGTCGGCGCGCATTCGATGATCGGTTTCGGCAGCCATATCGCGATGGACGTGCCGCCCTACATGGTGGTCGACGGCACCCCGCTCACGGTGCGCGGCGTGAACCTGGTCGGCCTGCGCCGGCGCGACTTCTCGGCCGGGCGCATCGCCGCCATCCGCGACATGCACAAGCTGCTGTACCGCCAGGGCAAGACGCTCGAGGAGGCGCGTGCCGGCATTGCCGCGCTGGCCGCCGAAACGCCCGATGCGGCCGCCGACGTGGCGCTGATGGACGGCTTCCTCGCCACCTCCACGCGCGGCATCGCGCGCTGA